The DNA sequence AGAAGCTCTTCATTGGAATTGGCACCAAGATCGATTTCAATAGCATCACTATTTTCGTCATTTTGATTACTGTCAAAAGTCACTGTTTGTTCAGTAGTCTCAATATTAATATCTGTCGTCAATTCAGTAAATATTTCAGTAATGGGCTCGGCATTACTTTGAGTTGTCAGCTTTGTAAAAACATCACTCTCGGTGGCATAGCCGGCAGTACTTGTATCGTCTTTTGTTGGTTCTGTTATTTCTTCTGTACTACCTTCTGAGCCTCCAATACCTGAGAATTCTGTTACCCCTAAATTTAACATATCATCCAGATCTTGTGTTGTGAAAATATCAAGAAGCTCTTCATTGGAATTGGCACCAAGATCGATTTCAATACCATCACTACTTTCGTCATCTTGATTAGCGTCAAAAGTTTCTATTTGCCCAGTAGTCTCGGTGTTACTGCCAGTTGTAAATTCAGTAAATATCTCATCCTCGGTAGGATAGCTTATAGTGTTGGCTTTGTGTTTTAAAGGTTCTAtaatattctcttcttttttttcaaaacctgaGAAATCTTCTACACTTGCAGTTAACAAATTGTCTGGATTTTCAGTTGTGAAAATGTCGAACAAGTCTATGACACCTAGGTCAATTTCAATCACATCACTACCTTCATTATCAGGATTGTATGTttgttcatttaattcagtAGTGTAGCCTCTCTGTTGCTCTGTTAATATTTCACTTTCTGTCGTATATTGCGGTGTGATATATTCACCAGAATTGATTTTTGTTGCTTGTTCAATAAAACCATCTTCTAAATTAAAACTGatttgattattatttaaaGCCTCTGGTAATTCCACTACATACGATACATCACTCAAAGTAGTTGTTATTCCTAGTTTTActgaattttcttttccaaGATCAATGGAAATCGAATCAAAAGTATTGATTTCCGGAGTTTTTTCAGTAAATGCCGACGTATTTTTTGAGTCTCCAAATGTCTCTTTCCCATCAACATCGCTTGTTTGGCCTGGATTAGTTAAAGTAGCAAATGGAAGGTCTCCTGAAGAGCCTTCGTTAAATCCCTCACCACTTCCGTCACTAGCAAGGAGGCTCTCGGTTATGGCTACCAGGTCTTGGTAGTATTCACCATAGCCGCTTCCTAGCTCATGGACAATCGAAGCACCACTTCCTGTATTGTCATCTAAGCCAGTGTACTGGGAAGAACTTTGGGTAGCTTCACTCAGATCATTGCTAAGACTCTCGAATGGGTAATTTGTTGTAAAATCTTCAGCGTCTAAAGGGGCTTCTATTTCTTTGTTAATATTGATTGATTGCTGGAACTCTGAAACAGTATTCAAAAGACCTTCTTCACTAATATCAAATAAATCATCTCTTCGGTCTTCTTCTTGAAGTCCAATGTCTACAACCCCAAGGCTAAAGATCTCACCACTACCTTCATCTTGAACAGGAGCATTATCATAAGGAGTGTGTATTAGTTTTtcctcaaaaatatttaacgTCACACTTTCTTTCGATTGAGCACTAGAATCTGACTCGGTGTAACCCAAGGTTTCTCTTGTCATAGAGATTCCTGAAGTAGTTTCTATTGATTCAGAAATAGAACTCATTGTGCTTAAAAAGAGAATTATGTCATCCTCGTCTTCTTCTTGACCGGACATAGGACTTCCAGATGCATCAATACTATCATCTATAATACTGGTAACATTCACTTCGAGTTTTTCACTGACATAAGATTCTAGCTCATCGACTATACTAGTTGTACTTGACTGACCGCTACTCTCTGACTGGATATTAACTGACGCTTCATTTATATTGAAAATGCCTGAACCAGATTCAACTAAATAATCAAATTCAGTCGTAGTGCTTGTAAGGAAGACAACTTCGTCTTCAGCTTCCTCTCCACTTGAAATGAAGTTTCCTGATCCGTCAATACTTTCATTATAAATACTAGCTACATCAGTTCCCAATTTTTCACTATTGGCAAATTGTATTCCATCAACAACAAAGTCACCGGAACCAGTACCCATTAGTATGTCTTTAATAGACTCCTCAATAATCCCACTACCTAGGTCACTTATgccaaaaatttcttcatgaatCACAGTGGCTACATTGTTGAAACTGGTGGTGCTATTGTCTTGACCAGAAGCTTCAATAGTATCAAAGCCTTCTTGGCCAAGGTTGTCAGATTCTTGAGTAGTTACACTTAAGTCATATGCCTCGGTTTTTAAGGTAAGGAGGTTAATATCTGGTAGATTAGTTGTTACACCGGTAAAGTAAGTATTCTGGTCTATTGCTTCTTCCTTTTCTATATCATATTCTATATTATGTTCAGTGAAGGTATAACCTTCAGGGAATTCTGAACTTTGTGTAGTTGATAGAACGCTTTCCGTAAATTTGCTATTGTTGCTGATTGTCGGTTTTTCAGCTTCCAATTTTTCAGTGGCTGTTATTTCCACAATCAGTGGTGTAGCACCATCATATTTTTCAGTTATTGTCATAATATTATATTCCTTTTCATCAAATAAATCTTCAAGCTGGATTTTGGTAGTAAGCTCTACATTTTCTAGATTATCATTACTTTCTAATTCAGCTTGGGTCACTCTAATCTCATCGTACACACTAGCGTCTTGGGTTGCAGTGTTTGGAGACTCTGTCATAACTGAGACTTGATCTAAAATATTTTCGCCTTTTTCTTGAATAAAAGTTTCCTCAGTTGTAACTATTGAAACTTCCGCAGTTGATGCTGTTGGAAAAAAACTCTGATGTGTTACTTTCGTTGTGAAGTTGAATGGTCTCGGTCTCGTAAAACCCACTTctgcaaagaaaaagaaaatattaatataattaggTGAGGCGCatctataaattagaattaacACAATTCCATTGCAACTAAAGCTGCCAACCTtaagaatttattaaaaagaagctGATCAAAACCTCGACTTTATACCTCATAGGCAAAAGGGTCTTTCATACACTTATCCTTCTATCACTTTATATcaaatttttctctaattttttatgCCAAATTTATTTCTCATGGACagtagaaaaataatttatttgtgaaagTAACAACGTTTATCTTAACGTCCTTCTGGGACacttattttcattgaaaaaaatatccaaaaaggaaaaataccgcattgttttatttagtttctttttagcttcattttaagaaaatcagtaaaatccccccccccttaaactCTTCTTAATTTGCGCCACTGACGGCTTTAacttttaaattgtatttttgcgGTAATCATCTTTTACATggtatttgaagtttttttttttatgaaacattCCAGTTTGTAAACGTTCGTGAAAACGTATTGGCGATTTCGCAGCAGGTGTAGAAGTATCCATATGGCTGGTTTTCATGGTATAACATACGACAAACGCTTTTAGCCAAACATCGTGATAATAAAGACAGCCTGATAAAAAAGTAAGGGTAACGAATAATAAACCGGCAAAAAAGGTTTGGGTGTGGATTATTAGTACAAGATAATAATAAGATAACATTTATTTCCAATATAAAATTTTGCGAGTACAGGgcgctagaataggcttgaaaattaatgtgaagaagactaagtcactaaggctaggaataagtgaagatgaaaaggtgacgttgggtaacgaaaagattgatcaggttggcagcttcacttaccttggtagtattattagtaaagacggtgagagcagtgaagatgttaaaagtagaatagctaaggctcagggtgttttttcacagttaaaaaaagtttggaagaatagaaagataagtccgcaaaccaagattagaatattggaagctacagtgatgacagtggtcaaatatggttctgaagcatggctgccccgaaaagcagatgaaaatttactagatgttttccagagacattgcctacggattgttctgggtactcagctgactgaccgtatttcaaacagaaggttgtttgaaaaatgtggttcaatcccgctttctaaggctataacgaaagaaaggttgagatagctaggcTAAagtctgcggatgaaggatggcagattgccgaagattgtcctttttggccaaccgtctggggctacacaaaaagcaggtcgtccttgtctgggttgggaggatgtcataaatagagatctaagggaaatgagaacttcctgggagggtgtaaagagggaggccttgaatagattaggttttggaggagcatgcgtagctgtgttggcctcaggcggcctggtgctgcagtgagttattattattattattagtagtaatataaaattaaaatattcaaacgTAAATAATACACAAAATCCCCACAAAGGCTCTAAGGCCTGTCAAGGGAGGTAAAATTAAACATACtattcaaacggaaattcaTAAACAGTAgataacaataaaatacaaaacaatcaTAATATAACCACTGTCTCCTCGTTACATGGCATAAACGCCAAATTTCCAGCTCCTATGCTTCAATCACCAAATCTGCCTAAAGATTCAATAGTCCACTCTTTACAAGTATTCAAAAGGCTATTGCTCAGCCGCTACTATAggcaaaaaaggtaaataatacggcattagactttacagtccctaccggcagtgctgatcttcgtttcttggcccttcagccagaacGTGCaatgggggccaaccatcctgtgctttcgcacacccttcctgtttaccttttccagatttctccaggtacccatttaaagctgggtcgactctggcttaGCTTACAGAGTCTGAGCTACTATAGGCAGCAGCTCTATTCTGGATATTTTTGGAAAAGCCTCAAAAATCAATAATTGGCTCTTTGTTTTTTCGATTAGCCAAGTACCTTCTCTAAAATTAACACCATGCACACAAAGTAGCTTTCTAATTCGGCCCTAGAGCTTAGTTGACCTAGTAGCAGTTAGTAGCAGCTAATCTTAGTAATTGAGCTTAGTTAAAGACTAGTagcagttgaaaaactttttaaccGGTGATAAACCAAACCTTAGTTCTAACACGCGAATTGGCAAGTGCGctatttttagtttctattccttttttttttttttcagaagctattgaatttttttactgaatttttacacactttttatttttgttctctttttttacctttgtttctATTCTTTTCTATCTCTTACTCAGTCATTGTACTCTAGCagtatcaaaaaaattttgaaatttattaaaatattagtaTTATACGCTATTTAATTaataagttcatttatttttttattttttcagaagctattgaatttttgttttactgaattttatacacactttttatttttgttctcttttcttATCTTTGTTTCTATCCTTTTCTATCTCTTACTCAGTCATTGTACTCTAGCtgtatcaaaaaaattttgaaatttattaaaatattagtattatattctatttaattagtaagttcatttattaatttttcttttttcagaagctaaagaatttttttttactgaattttttacatactttttatttattttttctcttttcttaccTTTGTTTCTATCCTTTTTGATCTCTTACTCAGTCATTGTACTCtagctgaataaaaaaaaaatttattaaaatactaCTTTTATATGCTATTTAATTAACGAAAGAAATCtactgtgatttttttttactttttttttgtaatttttacacTGCTATATGTTCATGAATATGGTGTTATCAGTTTTATGTCAgcttttaagaatattttttctttagaaaaccaGCCCCCTTCGTGTGGTTTTTGCAAGTTTGCTTATtatcctttttaaaaataggaatATTCTAAGAAAAAGCAATTATTCTGCTTTAGTGTTTAAACTTACGAGGGAGATCACAATGATCATAAGAAGGACAACATCTTCCAGGTACATTAATTCCTTCACAGTCATTTCTTGTGAAGCAATGAATCTTCGAGCAGAGAAGGTCACCGCCTTGACAAAAGCAGACATCACATGGCTTCTGTCGACTTAAAATCTTTTGGCCACTCTTGTAAATCTTCCCGTCCTTTTCACAATCTGAAAGTAAAGGTGGGAGTTTTAATTCTACGTCGTAGGGCAAAAGCTTTGATCCTGCTTCAAgacattttgaaatataaatttcagcatacaagatagaaaattcaaaatacaaattttgattcaaaatacaaattttagtcagagcgccagattctgtgtcgtgcacccacccatgccagaaggtacaaaaatgctgaggacggatcctagggtagtcgaccatgctgaaaacgaatatcatagggcgcatgttcgccgttggggcgtttctgagatataggccaaaaacgcctaatttagcctataactaagtgtgacgattcaggattttttttgcgaCTTATTGGGTTGAGGAATCTGGCGTAATGTTATATCAATCGAACGAAGAGATCTAGATCTACAAGAatgtgatttttaaattgaaaaagaaacactattttttttatctatttactgcagtttcaaaatGAGTGCTGTAAAATTCcacaaatatctcaaagaaaggctaaaaattCGAAATTTCTTTAAGGTAACAAATTCCGTACAATTtgagctaaaaacatataaaatatttttatttttaaaagtctgCGATTTATTTTGTagtgtcactgaaatgatcactagccgtatcgtgaaaagggacatagtattttttttctttttcaaagggtaggaatacttcaaacttcctaactgtttaaaatttttaacttttacttaaaaatagaaacaggttaaaaaaatttttgactaattttttttttttttttatttttttttttttttatttttagaatggacgaatttgttttctggtgtactaaggcgtctgcaattacctttttgggaccTGATTTGCCATTAATACGACTGAGCTATTTACTACATGAAAGAATTCTGCTTCACAGATGGATTCAGTCGGCGCATTGGAGTTCTCTTACTCGGCCTGCCCGTAAAATTGGGTAATAGTAACTGATTAGGGacctgttgtaattaaaagttttttttttttttagaatggacgaatatgttttctggtgtactaaggcgtctgcaattacctttttgggaccTGATTTGCTGACTCGAAAAAttcgagtttttagcttttctgttagaaatttgttgacaaaaatctgactttttttttaaactgcagtaaaaagtgtactaatttttattttattttacaaacaaaaatcatattcgtgtAGCCCCAAGTCTCTTCCTTCTATTGATGTAAGAGTACGCTGGATTTGACCAATCTTGTCTGTAAGAACAAAATTAGATTCATCAAACCCCATTATAGGCCAAATTTggcgtttttggcctatatctcggaaacgccccaacggcgaacatgcgccctacgatattcgttttcagcatggtcgactaccatgggatccacccttaacatttttgtaccttccggcatgggtactaatcgaaataagcgaGATACAGAATCTAGCGCTCTGACTATTTTGTTTCCACATAAATTTGTTCCCAAGTGTCAGCTGCCAATACTTTATTTCTATGAATTCTGTTAGATCTTTTATACAGATAGAAAAACAAGTGCTCTTGACAGGTCCGTACGCAAGGCAGGgccgtaatttgctatgggacagGGGGCAACTACCTATCCCAGACCTTAGTTTGCCTTGCAAACCTCAGATTGCCCCCTCTGGACCCATTCCCcccaagctgaaatttagtttctccaaaaatattgtcaaactaagataagcctgcataaatCAAGCATCTTCAAAACGGGATGGATTTCTTTAgtatacatttaccttttttgttactATATGGCACATTTTTCAGTTCTCAATGTCATTTACACTTGATTCGGGTAAATTAGCTCAAACTTTGCACCCTCCCCCCAGCTTTTGATGAAATTGCACAACTGACGCAAGGGCGAGGGTGAAAGCCGTAGACCCACGACAGAACCCTGCGAAACaccatttttaataaaatactgACCAGGAATGACATATTTAATACAATTCTAACAcatctttcagttaaaaactttcaaTCCACTTGATCTGTAAATCTCTGATGTCCAAATATTCTAATCTACGTAATAAAATTCATGAATGTCCTGTATCAAACGCCTTTCTAAAATCTGTTTAAGGACAAGTATTCACAAAATCTGACAGGTACTGAGCAGCATGGGATGTCGAGTGATTCTACCTGAATGCGAATTATGCTTCAAAAAGAAgcccttttttgtcaaaaaagcaTACAAACGGCGGTTCACAATTTTCTCTATTATCTTAGAGTATAATGGAAAGATAGAAATAGCTTTCTAATTCTCTATATTCGACTTCACACTTCCTTTATGCAGTGGGATCAATTTCACCTCTTTGGCGTCTAGGAATGTTCCAGTTCGTAGCGAAACTTTTATGATATGGAGCAGACAGGTAGAGGGTGAATCATAACAGCTCCGAAGGTGCAAAGATTCAATCCGTAAGTACCAACTAAGTTAGATTTAATTGATTCGATCACcttttctactactactactactactactactactactactactactactactactactactactactactactactactactactactactactactactactactactactactactactactactactactactactactactactactaacaactcaccgcagcaccataccaactgaggccaacacagctagaCATGCTCCttctccaacccaatctattcaaggcctccctctttacaccctcccaggaagctcccgtttcctttaaatctttatttatgacatcctcccaccccagacgaggacgacctgcttacCGTTTAGCcacggttggccaaaaaaggacaattttcggcaatctgtcatccttcatccgcagaacttggccaagccatctcaacctttctttcagtttagccctagaaagtggattGAGCCagatttttcgtacaacctactttttgaaatacggtcactcatccacttttcggagtgcccatgcttcaaagccatatttagccactgtcatcactctagcttccagtattctaatcttggtttgtagactcatcttcctattcttccaaactttttctttagctgtaaagaaaacaccctgagccttggctattctatttttaaaatcttcactgctAGTTCATCATTATATTATGGCTCAAACTGAAAATTCAGACCTTCTCCTCTGTTGTCAAAAATACCTTTTCCTGGAACCAATCCTTATGTTCTTTACCAACTTGTTTTATAGTTTCCtcaacttttgaaaaatactcaCAAAGCTGACCTGCGATTGCATGTTCATCTGTAATTTCCGAACCGTCAATTTCAAGCGCTTCTAGCTCAGAATCTTTCTTACTTTCCATAATCTCATTAATAATTCCCCATGTTCCTTTGGTATTACCTTGATTCACAAGTAATTTTTGCTCATAATACAGTTTTTTAGCCTTCCTTTTCAGACAGTTCACTGTATTTCTCGCTAGTCTGCATAACTCAAACCTTCATCAGTTTCTGAATCCCGATATTGTTCATACAAAGAATTCCGATTCATAACGTCTTGTTATCTCTGCTTCACTGTTCTAACTGGGCATATTTTATCAAAAGTCGGTTGGACAATAGAACTCATTATATCGAAAGCCTGTGACGTATCACCTTCAATTTCTAAAACTGGCTGCCAATTAAGACGGTTCAACTCCTCTGCAAACTTTTCTAGACTCTCTTTTTTCAGCTGTCGCACTTTATTTCAGTAAAAATGTTTACACCTTGAAAACTGGTTCAGTAATTAAAAAGCTTGCACAAGACAAACAAAGATATAAATAAAGCGTTTGAAGACCGACGCTTAGTTTGAAGAGTTGTTCCAGCATAATGAAAGACATTTCTCATGTCGTGCCAGACACACTGAAAGACTGTCAAATTTCAAAAGCTATCAGCGATGACATTGTGGTTGCAGTTTAATTTCCCATTCAGATAATGCCaaatttaagtaataaaaataaaaaacacccCAGAGACTTCAAAATACAgtgaatttctttgaaaattaaatttatagaGTAGAGGATAGGGTTGATCTTCTTGAGCAGGGAAAACTAATTGATACCTTAATTTACTCTGGTGTGAAGCCAAAACCCAATTTCGAACTGATGGATAATCTTAATGAAGtgataacaaaaataatgagttggtaagattttaaaaaatgggacATCTTAAAGATAATCAGTTCCATCTACCTATAactcaaactaaaaatgtaaaaattaccCCCATCCTATCAAATTTTCAGTTATGGATATTGCTCGACGGGTTGCTGTAGCGAAAAGTAAGATGACTAAATCATGTGTGTTTGTATCTGAAACCTAACTAAAAAGC is a window from the Artemia franciscana unplaced genomic scaffold, ASM3288406v1 PGA_scaffold_1179, whole genome shotgun sequence genome containing:
- the LOC136041199 gene encoding serine-rich adhesin for platelets-like, which encodes MVTVILFGTFLLIDVAYSSPYRRKPELRNYSSRIGNTKDIFIGVNHNRKTGRAEKVCMIDGAAYRDGDPVPTSNQCEFCVCRPPGFACSLLQCAPPRNKKCRTLQRSGACCPEYQCDCEKDGKIYKSGQKILSRQKPCDVCFCQGGDLLCSKIHCFTRNDCEGINVPGRCCPSYDHCDLPQVGFTRPRPFNFTTKVTHQSFFPTASTAEVSIVTTEETFIQEKGENILDQVSVMTESPNTATQDASVYDEIRVTQAELESNDNLENVELTTKIQLEDLFDEKEYNIMTITEKYDGATPLIVEITATEKLEAEKPTISNNSKFTESVLSTTQSSEFPEGYTFTEHNIEYDIEKEEAIDQNTYFTGVTTNLPDINLLTLKTEAYDLSVTTQESDNLGQEGFDTIEASGQDNSTTSFNNVATVIHEEIFGISDLGSGIIEESIKDILMGTGSGDFVVDGIQFANSEKLGTDVASIYNESIDGSGNFISSGEEAEDEVVFLTSTTTEFDYLVESGSGIFNINEASVNIQSESSGQSSTTSIVDELESYVSEKLEVNVTSIIDDSIDASGSPMSGQEEDEDDIILFLSTMSSISESIETTSGISMTRETLGYTESDSSAQSKESVTLNIFEEKLIHTPYDNAPVQDEGSGEIFSLGVVDIGLQEEDRRDDLFDISEEGLLNTVSEFQQSININKEIEAPLDAEDFTTNYPFESLSNDLSEATQSSSQYTGLDDNTGSGASIVHELGSGYGEYYQDLVAITESLLASDGSGEGFNEGSSGDLPFATLTNPGQTSDVDGKETFGDSKNTSAFTEKTPEINTFDSISIDLGKENSVKLGITTTLSDVSYVVELPEALNNNQISFNLEDGFIEQATKINSGEYITPQYTTESEILTEQQRGYTTELNEQTYNPDNEGSDVIEIDLGVIDLFDIFTTENPDNLLTASVEDFSGFEKKEENIIEPLKHKANTISYPTEDEIFTEFTTGSNTETTGQIETFDANQDDESSDGIEIDLGANSNEELLDIFTTQDLDDMLNLGVTEFSGIGGSEGSTEEITEPTKDDTSTAGYATESDVFTKLTTQSNAEPITEIFTELTTDINIETTEQTVTFDSNQNDENSDAIEIDLGANSNEELLDIFTTQDLDDMLNLGVTEFSGIGGSEGSTEEITEPTKDDTSTAGYATESGVFTKLTTQSNAEPITEIFTELTTDINIETTEQTVTFDSNQNDENSDAIEIDLGATSNEELLDVFTTKNLDDMLTLGVTEFSGTGGSEGSTEKIIEPLKDETSTAGYVTKSDVFTQLTAHGNLNATKQTDIFITNRIVYLQFKNGDVIGAASNEELFDIFTTKKLDDLLTVSLIGFSGVLDSEGIREEITDLRKNETSHAGYATDNDLLTELTTHSNAEPIGPTDTSNSQNSENGDVIEIDLGAASNEELLDVSTTKNWDDLLIVSVTEFSDIGGSEDIKENITESPEDETNTAGYTTETETLTHLTTNNITGPSGQKERLSTSQNHVNSDVIEIDWGAMSREDLTVTGTTEGLTDLKETEGLEQIPMITMENSLDTNDFSVTRTNSLNNEKNYLKFSANNDTHSVDITQSGTISKTKVTENEIPKKTLISSLSDPLNMLKELDVLLNSVNDFPKAFDQSDLEGR